The window CCAGCCGCGACGGGCAGGAGCTGGGCGTCCCTGCCACCGCGCCCGGCCAGTCCTCGGGAGGAAGGgacctggggctggggaggatggAGAAGCAGCTCCCGGTGCCGGAGGAAGCTCGTGTTGCTCTGCGGCCGGGCGGACGGAGCATCCCGGAGGGAACCACGGCCACCCCCGTGCACGCAGGGCTGTGCATCTCCCCTAAATAACACCACGCACCCCAACCCGCGGGTCCCGTCGCTGCTCCGGTGCCAGCTACGCACCGATGCtctgcggggagcggggggctcATAACGGCAACGGGATGCAAAGCTCGACccaaggggtttgggggggaagTGTTTGCCCCCCCAGCAGAAGGAAGCCGGGGGGAGCCCCCCAAGAAGCCCTGGGCACAGAGAGGAGCCcctgggtttgggggtccccCAGGGAAGGCGACGGGGcgagggcaggaggaagggggaagggaagggttCGGCAGGCCCAGCGGGGAGAGCTTCATTCCTGCCGGCCCGAGGAGCAAGCCGGGACTCGAGGCGGGAGAAAGCTCCGCGGTTTGCCCAACTGGTTTGCCGGGGAGCCGACTGCGGGGCTGGCCCGCGGCCTCGCCAAACTTCCCCCACAAGGACCAGGGTTATTTGGAAGGGATGTGAAATTCCCTTTCTCCCAAATCCTGGTGGGGATTTTTCGGCTTTTCAAAGAGCTGTTTTCCATTagaaggaggttgtggtgagcTCGTCTTTCCCCGTCCAGCTCTAGCATTTGGCaagtgggaaaggagaggagatggaaagaggagaggaCGAGGAGGGACCAGGGCCAACGAAGGACCGGCCAAGTTCCAAGGATGCTCCAAGGACCAAGCTCCAACTTCCAGGCTCCAAGGAGAGACGAGGAAAAGCCAACGCTGCAGAGATGCTGCCGTGGCGTGACACCAGGGGAACGAGGTGCTCCTGGCTGGAACGGGACTTAGTGGACAACCACGGGGCACCTACGAGATCCTCAGCCTTGCCCTGACCCGCCGTGACCACGGGAGGGACGGTACCTCCCCGAATAGCCCCCAGGCCAGACGAGCCATCTCCCTTTCGCCCACGAgagagctgctgccctgggacagGGTGTCTCACTCAAAGCCACCGGGGAGACTGTGGTGGCATTCAGAGCAGAGCCCGCTGGCCCTGTTCCGTCTCTCCAGGGCTGTGGATGTCACAGCTGGGCAGACATCTCCAGCCACCCTGTCTTAGGGtcatggggacacggggatgcaAGGACTGTGGGCACAGGGATGCAGGAATGCAGGGGTGCAGAGATCGAGGACACAGGGGTGCAGAGATGCAGGGATGAAAGACAAAGGGATGCAAGGACGCAGGGATGCGGGGATTGAGGACACAGGGACGCAGGGATGCTGGGATTGAGGACGCAGGGATGCAGGGTCATGGGGATGCAGAGATAGATCAGGGACACAGGGAAGCAGAGGCTGAGGACACAGGGATGCAAGGATGCAGGGATACGGGGATGCAGAGCTCAAGCACGCAGGGATACAGGGACACAAGGGTCAAGGATGCAGGGATGCATACAAGGATCAAGGACACAGAGATCACGGACAGAGGGATGGGAGCAGGAGGTTTGGCTCCCACATGGTAGTTCAGCCGTGCCACGGTGACAGGGACGTGTCCTGGCCTAAGCAGGACCCACGTGGGATCAAGCACTGTGGGTCCCAGCGATGCTGATGGTGAAACCCAGTGAGACGGTGCGGAAAGGGCGGAGGGAAATGCCTGCGATGACAGAGCGATAAAGCAGGTGATAACACACACCCACACCTGCCTTCCTCGCGCCGAGGCGTGGAGCTCCATCAGGCTGTTGCTCTGGCTGAAAAGCAACCctaccaaaacaaacaaatccgGGCGCTGCTGCCGCATCCTCGGGGGTGTAGCAGGAGGAGCCGTGAACCCCTGCCCCAACCTGCTGGGCTCGGGCATCGTCTCCCCACGGTCCGACTCCCACATTCACGGATGGGCTACGgggttttcctttcccttccctttttttttttttttttttttttatgctcaCCCAGTCCTGTGCTCCCCCATTTTCTGACTCCCGGAGACTGGGAAAGCCCTGGAGCTGGGGGTCCGCAGGGCGATGGGCAGGACAGAGGATGAATCCCTGGACctggaaagctgcctgcaaACAGCCAAACCTGCCGCAAGGCCGCCCTGCATCCGGATTTGGGTAAATAAAGCGTCGGGGCGTGCGAGCTGCGGAATGCCAGGAATGCTGCACAGCCTTCCCggagctgggggaggcagggcaggtACAGCCCCTGGCCGGGGGGGCTGCTGGACACCCCCCGACGtattcccagcagcagctccccgtGAGCTTCCCACCCAGTCCTCCCCATCGCCGGCCCCGTTTCAGGGGGGGTCCCTCCAGCCTGGGCacacggcggggcgggggggcctGGGTCCCTGCTGGCAAACCCCAGGAGAAGCCACGGGTGGAAGGAGGAGCCCGTCTCCGAGCTTCCCGTTGCTCCCCGTCTCTCTAACCGGCTCTTGCAGGGACGCAGACCTGTCCCACGGCCACAGGAAGCCCCAAATTTTCAGCCACGCTTCTTCCAGGTTGCTGGGTGGGGAGGGTAGAGCTGAGCTGGCGTTCGGCATCGCCGTCCCAGCAAGAGCGGTGATCCCCAGCGGGGTCCTGAGCCACCTTCCAGGGAGGACTTGGCAGCACAGCTGGTTTCTTACGCTGTTGTTCTGCGTATTCAGACCTAACGCCCGTTGCAGAGACTTGCACAAGATCTCCTGGTCCCCAGGGAcggcagaattttaaaaaaaaaaaaaaaaaaaaaaggagctgctAATAAATGCCAAGCGAGGCACAACAGGGAAAGCCCCAGCCCGGCTGGTGATGGCTCCGGCCGGGCTGCCAGCGCCCCGAGCAGAGTCTTCGGGGATGCTCCCTGGGAAGCATTAACGCGccagctattaaaaataaagaagtcaagtgacagcagcaaagaaaaagctcagaggggaagggctggggcGCAGCCCGGCCCGGCTGGGGAAGCCTGAGGACAGCCTCAGCTCCAAGCCCAGGAGAacttctgctcctccagccgCCCAAGGAGCCCAACGGGGCGGGAggttggggctggggaggaCCCGCCGCGCTGGGAGATGCCGCTGAGGAGCAGGGGCTTAGCGGGGCAGGGACGGCTCTtgcgaggaagaggaggaggaggatgccaTCAGGACGGAGTAACCCGGAGCGCTACACGCAGGAAGGAAACTACCTCGATGTTTCTGGGCAGCTCCATCCTTTTCTCCCATCGAGGTGGGGGGAAATGGGATCCCAAGGGGAATTGGGGGAACGCAGAGATGCTCTTGAGTATTTATCTCCCTCTCCCGTGCGGCTGCACCCCGAATCGCTGCCCCGgggagctgggaagggcagCGTTCAGCCAGGGGGGGTCACCACCCCAGGCCCCTCCATCTCACCCCATGGCATGGGAAGAAAAGAGTACCCGTGGGTCagtatttgggggtttttttattaaaatattgttataCCAAGTGGAATGCTACAGCAATCTCGGTATAGGGCGGCATAACGAAACAGCCAGCTTTATGTTTAAATACTTAAGATAACTTAAAACGCACAAACAAGAACTCATCGtctttggcaggaaaaaaaaaagttcacagcacgaaaaaaatacttaaaaagaaataccaatattaatataaaatatattaagttgtggggtggggggtttttttttttcctctttcataattttttgtttgtttgttttccgCTTTGTAAACAATGCACGAGAACCGAACGCATTTTTTACGTgtctgggagagaaaaaaaataaaaaatgcagttgtCCAGCAAATGCACAcgtttaaagaagaaagaaagaaaaaaaaaaatatatatatatgtacacgTACACGAAGGGCAAGGACGGGGAGCGTCTGAGCTCAGAGGAGCGAGACGTCGGCGCTGGCTACGGGCAGAAGCCAGCTGCCAGTAGCCGGGGGGACGTGGCGGTGGGATGAAGCCACAAGAGGGGTGGCACGTCCCACCGCCTCCATCACCCGTCCTCGGTTCACCCCCAGCATTTCACCTCCGGTTCCAAGGGGGTTTCTCCTCcgccttttcttccttccattctcattttctcttttccttcgcgccagccccagccccagcggcGGGACGCAGGCGGTGGATGCAGATGATGGAGGTTTGGGGCTCCCGGCCACGCGGATCCGGGCGGTCGATGGGACCCACGGAGGATCCGTCCCTCCCGGCTCTGCCCTCGCGCAGAGACGTCGGCTCGTGGGTACGGTTCGGGGGAACGGAGAGGGATTTTCCAGTCGGAGGCCAAGCACTTGGGTGGGTGCGGATGGCCGAGCCCCGGAAGCGGGATGGGGACGGAGccgggatggggatggagccgacgagggaggggatgggaagAAGCCCCCCCGCCTCGGGAAGGAGGAGAGGCCGAAACGATAAATACGTTTGCTCCCGCCATACAAACCCCGGGTGTATTTACAGAGGGGTCACGAGCCGCCGCTGCGGGGTCCCTGGGCTCCAGCGCGCCCCGCGCAGCTGGGGACCCGCGCGGGTGCCGGAGGGGACGGTGGCCCTCCCGCGCCTGGGGGCCACGCGCTGCGACCAGCCGTGGGGACGCCGCTGAGCTCCAGGCTCCGTCCTCCGTCCCGGGCAGGCGCAGGCAGGGCGGCTCTGCCTGTgcggcaggcagggagggcagaggggccGGCGCGCAGCCCCCGGGTGGCCTTAAATCAGGATCTCCACCATGTCGGACAGGTCCggggctctggcagcagccgagttctctgcagagagagaaggcgagagctggaggagaggtgAGGACCATCGGCGCGGCGCCCGCCCCGCCAAAGGGCCGGCGAGGAGCGTGCTGCCGGTCTGgcctccccccccaaaaggcgttccagaaaaaaagttctgcaccttaaaaacaaaaaagcaacgAGCGACGGCAGGGATTCGAACCCACCAGATTCAACCGGGGCCTTTAAAACgccttgaaaaagaaatcaccGACGCTTGCGCAAAGCCCGTCTCCCCGATGCCGAGCCCCGGTGCCGGAGCACCCCCGGTTCCCCCTGCGCCCCCCCAGTGCCATCCCCAGGGCACTCACCCAGCGAACCGGCGCCCTCGCCCTGGCCGCCGCTCTCGGCCGCCCCGTCCGTCTGCGTGCTGCCGTCCTTGCTGCCGTGCTTGGcgtgggagggcaggggaagggcagcgGGCGCTGCCGCCCCTTCGGCGGTGGCTTTGTCTGCCGGAAGAGACGTCGTTAGGGATCGCCGGCTCCTCCAGCCGGTCCCTGTGGCTCGCTGGGGAGATCTCCCCTCCCCGATCTCTCTCCGcttccaaaaccccaggggaaATTGCAGGGAACTCCCCGCGGCCGAGCGCGGGCATCTCTATTTACCTGCGCTGCCCCGGGAGCTGCCCTCGGCCAGGCGGTCACCCTGGGCGGCCCCTGGCCAGCTCGGAGCGGCCGAGGCGGCGAAGACGGAGGGCACGGACTTGGCTGGCCGCAGGGAGCCCTGGAGGGCTTTGCTGGGGTCCCTCCGCGAGCGCTGCTGCAGGACCTTGATGACGGCGTCCTTCTCCAGGATCTGGGCGTGAAGGGCTTTTaacctggagaggagaagaggcggaagctgggagaggagccggagctgggggaggaggatACGGGCGCTGCCCGGCCAGACCACGGCGCAAACTCGTCGGCGAGGTGGACCTACCTGTTCTCCATCTCCTGGTGCTTGTGGCTGGCCAGGAGGAGGTCCTCATTGAAGCTGCTGTTGGGGGAATGCCGCGGTGAGTGGCTGATGAGGGTGGTGTCCCGCTGGGCGGCCGCGGTGGCCGCGGCGTCCATGGCGAACTGCCGCATGGTGCACTCCTCCAGGTACTTCTGCTCCCACTTGGTCATGTCAGCCTCCAGGGCCAGgatcttctcctccttctccctcagCTGCTCGGACAGCGTGTGGGCGCTCAGCTCCGGCGTCCCCCCGCCCACGGCGCCCGCCTGCCTCTGCAacggcaaaaaaaaagaaaagaaaagaaaaaaaaaaaaaataaggagaggATGAGGAGGTGCTGGGAGGATGCGGCACCCACCACGTCTCACCGGCACCCGCCGCCGTGTCTCGCCGGCACCCACCTGCTGAGCCCGCAGCATcttcagctcctgctccaggcGGGTGCGGAGCCGCAGCTCGAGCTGCtcccgcttctcgcaggcggccTGGAGCTGGCCCAGGGCCGCCTGCAGCCGCTCCACCTTCTCCACGTAGGCTCGTTTCTTCCGCAGTTCGGCTTCCGCCTTGGCCGCCCGCGCCTGGGCGCTGCCCAGcgcctgctccagcagctctgcccgtCGCCGCTGGTCCTCGTTGGCGCTGCGCAGCAGGGAGACCTCCCGCTCcagcttctccttctcctgctggTGCTCGTAGCCTGCAAGAAAcgcaccccccccgccccgccaagGCTCAGACAAGGAGGTTTCGTCGCCCTAAAGCTGGTCCGCGAAGGCCCACGGGGGCTCTTTGCTCCCCAAAAGCTGGACGtgccacccctcccccagcacacGGGGTGTTTTGTGGCCAGGGGCACCCCGGCCGTACGGGTGGATGGCCAAAAACCTCCGTTTGCCACCTTCCAGCCCAAATTTTGGCTCGTGGAGGGCAAAAGCCGCCCAGGCTGAATCCAGCCGCCTTAGGGAAGGGGACGCGATTCCTCCCGTATAACACCAACACCGCACCTCTCTGCTAAAATAACGGATTTAGGTGcattttcccccccaaaaaaagcccGGGCCCACGCATCTGCGAGGCgtaggagggagaagggagagaagggccGGGCTGGCGCGGGGCGGGAGTGCGGGCTCGGTGCTGGAAGAGCCGGCGCGGCGGCAGGAATGCGGAGAATGCGGGTCACGCCGCCGGCCGGCCGGGATTAATGGCTCGAGTCCAGCGCCGAGAGCGGCTCCATCCTCCCCGGGGAAGGGCGAGAGCTGCCGCCTGCCacccgcctcctcctcctcctccaactGAAAGGGAACGTGCCGAGCCCCGCCGTCCCGCTCACGGATGCCacggggagctgggggaggacGGGCATCCCCTGGGACTTACTCTGCGCCAGGAGTTTGGCCACGCTGCCCTGGTTGCTCTCCTGGCTTTCCTGGGTCTTGCTGGCCAGCTGCTTGTTCGCCGATTCCAACCGCTCTGGTCCAAAGGCAATTAAACCCaattaaaacttaaattttGGCCGGAGGAAGCGGGAGAAGCTTGGCTCCCGGGGGAAAAAGCCGAGGGATGGAGAGCGCCGACGGGGACGGGGAGGGTCCCTCACCTTTCAGGTCCCGGTTGAAGTCCTGGAGCCGCCGCATCTCGCCGTCTCTCTTGTTCCTCATGGCTTTCTCCAAGGCTTCCCGCTTGGAAGACGCCTTGACGAGGTTTTCGTAATCCTCCGAGATGCGCTGGATCTCGCTCTCCAGCTGGGGCGGAGGAAGGGACAGGCAGGGTTAGATATTCGTGgaatgaggaaaggaaaggagagggagacGTTGGCCAAAGCTCACCCGCGTCGCTCAGCCCAACCCGAGCTGCCGCAGGAGCTCAGTGCGCCCATGAAACCCCCCCCAGGCTGACCCCCAGCGCACGCTTTGGGGagaaaaacttaattttttttttttctttctgcctttcttctcgCAAAAGAGTCCCTCCACAGGTTTTGGCTCCGCCGTAGCCTGGCCGGCGGGGAACAGCCACCCCTTGTACGCGGCTGCACAAAGGGCTTTCTGTGGCggccggggatgggggggacaggcGGAGCGGGGGGGTCACCGGAGAATGGGCTCCTTCTCCCCCGTCCCGGCTGCCATGCCACCAGAACGCAGCTGCTCGGAGGGCAGCAAGCCgccggagagaggaggagaagggattAAAACACTAAAGGGGGGGAATTTGCACAGCAGCTGGTTGAacatccccccgccccggggcgggCGCGTggccggggggggacacacacgacaCGATGCCACGGCCGCGGGGCTGCCGTCCTTCGCTCACCTTCTGGATGCGGCTCGCCTTCTCGGCGCAGCTCTCCAGCTCTCGCCGCAGCTTCTCGTTCTCCCGCTGGAGCCTCTCGTTTTCCCGCAGGACCGCGTCCGCCCGCGCCAGGCGGCTGCCTGCCGAGATCGCCTGGGCGCTCACCAGTGCCTCCACGCCGGCGGGACCCAGCGTCCCAGGGCACAGGGTGCCCGGCGGCGGCAGGAAAGCGGAGGGGACGTGGGTGGGCAGCACCCtgcggggagggaggagagggatgcTCAAGGGGCTTGGCAGGACGGGAGAACCGACCGCATCTCCGGCGTCCCACCGACCCGGCGCCTTTGGGTGGCcgcagaggagcagggaggctcTGGGAAGCGCCTATCCTGCTTTGCAGAGTTGGGAAGCATTTGCTTTCTAAAAGGTGCTCGCCTAAGCGTCCTCGAAGGAGAGATAAACCCCATCTTGCAGCGATGCCTTGACCTGACAACTCCAGGACCCGGCTGGTGGGTCAGGATGGGCTCCCATCCCCCTGCCGCTGGGGATGCTGCGGACGGACGACAGCTCAGCGGAGGACGCACCTCGGAAGCTGGCAGCACTGCCCCTTTTCCCTTGTTTTCTGGGCAAAGCAAGGGCTCCTGGCACGGCTCCTCACCGCCAAACTATTAATATGCATTCGGAGGAGCAGGGCCGGCCCAGCCGCCCCTCACACAACCGCTCCGAGTTCCTCGACATCCCGCAGCCGCCTCGAATACGCCGAGCGGGGCGGCCGTGCACGGCCCGGCCCTGCTCTGCCGCGGGCTGCCGGCCAAGGGCCTGCATTCCTGCGGGATGATATAGGAGCGAGGAAGAATAAATACATCTTCCTCGcggctccccttcccctctttGTTCCCTGGAAGGAGAAGGTTTTCCTGCCAGAGATGCTATCGCGCTCTGCCCCCATAGGTCAGCACGGCTGGGAGCCATGTGTGTCCTCCTGTCGAGGCTGCGATTCCCTTCTTCCCATCCTTTTCCGCACTGGAAGAAGTTGTTTCCAGCCCATCCCCAAATGCCAGGCAATGCCTGGACCTCGGGGCTCCCCGGACCTCTCCGTGAACCTCTCGGAGACAACCTGGAGCTCTGCCGGAGGCGTCAAGCTGCCGAAGGGAAGGGGATTGCTGCCCGGCGCTGCTCATCGCCTCCGCTAACCGCCCGGCACCAGCCCCGGCTCGGCAGCAATCCCGCAGCCCCGGGAACGAACCGGGGAGCACGTTCGCCTTCTGCCCTGCCCCATGCCTGTTCCACATTTAGCCGTTTCCTGAGCTGGTTCCAGCTCCTAAATTAACCCCAAATTCCTCCCAGCACATCGGGAGGGGGCAGGgtctgcagaggcagcaggattTGCATCaccagttggaaaaaaaaaacaaaaacaaacaaaaaacaactggGCTGGGGGAAactggggagaggaaaggacCGGAGGGGTCCCCGCAGACCCCCGCGGGCTGAGCCGGATCTGGCCCGGCAAGGACAAGGACAAGGGGTTCGGCAATGgctgccctgccccccccacacCACTCTCCATGTCCCGCATCTTCCGAGCATCCATCCCGTCCGCTCCTGGGGCACCGCGGCTGGGAGGCACCTGGTGGGCACCCCAAAAGCGGGGCCCAGGGGTCACGGGTTACCTGATTTCGGGGTGCTGAAATCCAGGACCTTCCCGGGAGCAGGGTCGGGGTTCAGCCAGGTAAGCGTCCTGGGATGGGATGACGTAGGGATACTCCGGAGGGGGTCCCCGCGGCTCCGGCCCCTCGGGGTGCTGCCCTCGCAGGGCGGCGAGCTGGTGGTGGCGGGAGAGCTGGGGGTAGCTGTGGGAGGTGCTGATGGGGCTCTGCACCTTGGCCCCGTTCCTCTCCAGCGACATCCGCATCAGCCGCTCGCTCAGCGACCGCACGTGGCCGTGCTTCAGGTCCTTCAGCCCCTCGTCAGGGCGTCGGGCGCCGCTCTCGGCCCCGCGAGGACCATTTTCACCCCGAATTCCCGGGCTGGCCCCTCCGGCTTGCTGCCCGCCCCGCTGCGAGGCGTAGTACTGGGAATGCGCCTTGGCCTCCTCGTAGGTGGGGAGCTCCTCGCCCttgtgctggggctggcagagccgATAGACGTTGTTCTCCAAGTAGACGTGGTCGGAGTGAtgctcctggccctggggctCCTGCCGCGTGGATTGCTGCACCATTTGGCTCTCCTCCGGGCTGAGGCTCTCCAGGGAGGAACGGGGACTGCCGGCACCGCCGGCGCCGCCGCCACGCAGGGCCTGCTGCTGGATGGCCAGCAACGTGCGGTTCTCCGTGAGGTTCCCGTAGCGCAGCTGTTCCTGGATCAGGCGGTGCAGGACCGTCCCGTTCGAGTCCTCCGCCGTCCTCATCTCCGCTCGCGCCGTCGGCAAAGCCACGTTTCCACCCGAGAAGGGCGTCCCCGGGGACCTTAGCAGCAACCGGCCACACCGAGGCACCTGTACGGGGAAAAGAGGGGATAACTGGGAACCGGCCCGGGCAGGACGCAACGCGGACCCTGATCGACAAGGGTTTGTTTTCCAGGAACCCCACTCGGCACACCGGCAGGCTGGCCGGGACG of the Grus americana isolate bGruAme1 chromosome 9, bGruAme1.mat, whole genome shotgun sequence genome contains:
- the AMOTL2 gene encoding angiomotin-like protein 2, which produces MRTAEDSNGTVLHRLIQEQLRYGNLTENRTLLAIQQQALRGGGAGGAGSPRSSLESLSPEESQMVQQSTRQEPQGQEHHSDHVYLENNVYRLCQPQHKGEELPTYEEAKAHSQYYASQRGGQQAGGASPGIRGENGPRGAESGARRPDEGLKDLKHGHVRSLSERLMRMSLERNGAKVQSPISTSHSYPQLSRHHQLAALRGQHPEGPEPRGPPPEYPYVIPSQDAYLAEPRPCSREGPGFQHPEIRVLPTHVPSAFLPPPGTLCPGTLGPAGVEALVSAQAISAGSRLARADAVLRENERLQRENEKLRRELESCAEKASRIQKLESEIQRISEDYENLVKASSKREALEKAMRNKRDGEMRRLQDFNRDLKERLESANKQLASKTQESQESNQGSVAKLLAQSYEHQQEKEKLEREVSLLRSANEDQRRRAELLEQALGSAQARAAKAEAELRKKRAYVEKVERLQAALGQLQAACEKREQLELRLRTRLEQELKMLRAQQRQAGAVGGGTPELSAHTLSEQLREKEEKILALEADMTKWEQKYLEECTMRQFAMDAAATAAAQRDTTLISHSPRHSPNSSFNEDLLLASHKHQEMENRLKALHAQILEKDAVIKVLQQRSRRDPSKALQGSLRPAKSVPSVFAASAAPSWPGAAQGDRLAEGSSRGSADKATAEGAAAPAALPLPSHAKHGSKDGSTQTDGAAESGGQGEGAGSLENSAAARAPDLSDMVEILI